In one window of Calditrichota bacterium DNA:
- a CDS encoding phosphatidylglycerophosphatase A, giving the protein MSFLSKLCATGFYTGFSPVAPGTVGSALALILAVLLPPPGALGSAVVLLLLVPLGVVTATRAEQVYGHDASQINIDEIAGMALALFGLPKTILAYGTAFLVFRALDVLKPFPVDELQQLRGGWGVMADDLMAGLYTCIGLHVMLKLFG; this is encoded by the coding sequence GTGAGTTTCCTTAGCAAGTTGTGCGCCACCGGTTTTTACACCGGGTTTTCGCCTGTGGCACCTGGCACCGTGGGGAGCGCGCTGGCACTGATCCTGGCTGTGTTGCTTCCGCCACCCGGGGCACTGGGCAGTGCAGTGGTGCTTCTTCTGCTTGTACCCCTTGGAGTAGTGACGGCGACGCGCGCTGAGCAGGTCTACGGGCACGATGCCTCGCAGATCAACATCGACGAGATCGCGGGGATGGCGCTGGCCCTATTTGGCCTGCCCAAGACCATTCTCGCGTATGGGACGGCGTTCCTGGTCTTCAGGGCCCTGGATGTGCTCAAGCCGTTTCCCGTGGATGAGCTCCAGCAGTTGCGTGGCGGCTGGGGCGTAATGGCCGACGACCTCATGGCTGGCCTTTACACGTGCATAGGCCTGCACGTGATGCTGAAGCTGTTTGGCTGA
- the pgsA gene encoding CDP-diacylglycerol--glycerol-3-phosphate 3-phosphatidyltransferase has product MTLANGLTLLRIALTPLFVALILGDNLVSLYAGCTIFVVASLTDLYDGYVARRFGAVSTWGKFLDPLADKILITAALICLAILGYVAVWMVVVIAVRDALVTGLRSYAMWKRQPVVTMGLARVKTAAQAGAVYAVMAFMLAERTLAGRPSAAHALEAVRRLGLLDKLMFVVTCLTVITGILYLVDNRAHVRQAVAALLRALIPRGVRV; this is encoded by the coding sequence ATGACGCTTGCCAACGGTTTGACGCTGTTGCGCATCGCCCTTACGCCACTTTTTGTCGCTCTGATCCTGGGCGACAACCTGGTCAGTCTTTACGCGGGGTGCACAATCTTCGTGGTGGCCTCGCTCACAGATCTTTATGACGGCTACGTTGCTCGCCGGTTCGGCGCGGTGAGCACATGGGGCAAGTTCCTCGACCCCCTCGCCGACAAGATCCTCATCACGGCTGCCTTGATCTGTCTGGCTATCCTCGGCTATGTGGCGGTGTGGATGGTGGTGGTGATTGCGGTGCGCGACGCGCTCGTCACGGGGCTTCGCTCTTATGCCATGTGGAAGAGACAGCCAGTCGTCACCATGGGGTTGGCACGGGTGAAGACTGCTGCCCAAGCGGGGGCCGTGTACGCCGTGATGGCGTTTATGCTGGCAGAACGCACTTTGGCCGGGCGGCCATCGGCAGCGCACGCGCTCGAAGCGGTGCGACGGCTCGGCCTCCTGGATAAGCTCATGTTCGTAGTGACCTGCTTGACGGTGATCACAGGCATCCTCTATCTTGTGGATAACCGCGCCCATGTGCGTCAGGCGGTCGCGGCTCTGCTGCGCGCCCTTATCCCCCGTGGGGTGCGCGTGTGA
- a CDS encoding pyruvate ferredoxin oxidoreductase (catalyzes the formation of acetyl-CoA from pyruvate and coenzyme A), translating to MATIKELAQRGDKLSPGHRACAGCVPIIAFHQVLRSAQGHVVCGCATGCMEVVTTIFPYTAWKVPFIHNAFENVAATISGVEAAYRALKRKGRVDKDIRFIAFGGDGGTYDIGLQSLSGALERGHNMLYVCYDNEAYMNTGIQRSSATPFAADTKTAPAGKVHKGKKQFPKNLTEIVIAHNVPYAAQASVSHWKDLNRKVERALAVEGPTFINVLAPCPPGWRFPQELGIEMARLAVETCFWPLYEYDHGVRILNYRPKEKLPLSEWTKHQGRFRHLHRAENAHLLAAAQEEVDRRWELLVRMCEQSAGQK from the coding sequence ATGGCGACCATCAAAGAACTTGCACAGAGAGGAGATAAGCTCTCCCCTGGGCATCGTGCCTGTGCTGGCTGCGTGCCGATCATTGCCTTCCATCAGGTGCTGCGTTCGGCCCAGGGACATGTGGTCTGCGGCTGTGCAACCGGCTGCATGGAGGTGGTCACGACCATCTTCCCCTACACCGCCTGGAAGGTGCCTTTTATCCATAACGCCTTCGAGAATGTGGCGGCCACCATCAGCGGGGTGGAGGCCGCTTATCGTGCCCTGAAGCGCAAGGGGCGAGTGGACAAGGACATCCGCTTCATCGCCTTTGGCGGAGACGGCGGCACGTACGACATCGGCCTGCAGTCCCTTTCAGGGGCGCTGGAGCGCGGGCATAACATGCTCTACGTCTGCTATGATAATGAAGCCTACATGAACACTGGCATCCAACGCTCCAGTGCCACACCGTTTGCTGCCGATACCAAGACCGCGCCCGCAGGCAAGGTGCACAAGGGGAAAAAACAGTTTCCCAAGAATCTGACCGAGATCGTCATCGCGCACAATGTGCCCTATGCGGCGCAGGCCAGCGTCAGCCATTGGAAGGACCTGAACCGCAAGGTGGAGCGGGCTTTGGCAGTTGAGGGGCCGACGTTCATCAATGTTCTGGCCCCCTGTCCGCCAGGATGGCGCTTTCCACAAGAACTGGGCATCGAGATGGCCCGCCTGGCCGTGGAGACCTGTTTCTGGCCATTGTACGAGTATGACCACGGCGTGCGCATCTTGAACTATCGCCCGAAGGAGAAACTGCCCCTCAGCGAGTGGACGAAGCATCAGGGGCGGTTCCGTCATCTGCATCGTGCCGAGAACGCGCACCTCTTGGCCGCGGCCCAGGAAGAGGTGGATCGTCGGTGGGAACTCCTGGTGCGCATGTGCGAGCAGAGCGCCGGTCAGAAGTGA